One Kiritimatiellia bacterium DNA window includes the following coding sequences:
- the atpH gene encoding ATP synthase F1 subunit delta gives MLDAGLARRYARALLNSVTKGEDVEKTASDLHLVVQTCAASGELRACLNSPVVPLPAKQKIIKEIFAGKIAELTGDFLGLLLEKQRFNLLPGVSGALESLIDEMRGRTRVDIVSALPVDNGDRAYLLARLEKWLRQSVLLEVKTDPALLSGIQVRVGDRVYDGSGQGRLAQIRATLQAS, from the coding sequence ATGCTGGACGCCGGATTAGCCAGAAGATACGCGCGGGCGCTCCTCAATTCAGTAACCAAGGGGGAGGACGTGGAAAAAACCGCTTCCGATTTGCACCTGGTTGTGCAAACCTGCGCCGCGAGCGGCGAATTGCGCGCCTGCCTCAATTCGCCGGTTGTCCCGCTGCCGGCGAAGCAAAAAATAATCAAAGAGATTTTTGCCGGCAAAATCGCGGAATTGACCGGGGATTTCCTGGGCCTCCTGCTTGAAAAACAAAGGTTCAATCTGCTTCCCGGCGTCAGCGGCGCGCTGGAATCGCTGATTGACGAAATGCGCGGCCGCACGCGGGTGGACATCGTCAGCGCCCTGCCGGTTGACAACGGGGACCGCGCGTATCTGCTCGCGCGCCTTGAAAAATGGCTCAGGCAGAGCGTGCTGTTGGAAGTGAAAACCGACCCGGCGCTCTTGAGCGGCATCCAGGTCCGCGTCGGCGACCGGGTTTATGATGGCAGCGGCCAGGGCCGCCTGGCCCAGATTCGCGCTACCCTGCAGGCTTCATGA